One stretch of Sphingomonas rosea DNA includes these proteins:
- the hemA gene encoding 5-aminolevulinate synthase, with translation MDYEAFFNQSLDDLRGEGRYRIFAELERRAGNYPKAKWHKDDGADEVTVWCSNDYLGMGQHPVVLDAIHETLDSCGAGAGGTRNIAGTTHQHVQLERELADLHGKESALLFTSGYVSNWAALGTLGAKIPNVVILSDAGNHASMIEGIRHSRAERQVFAHNDWRDLDRRLAALDKDRPKLVAFESVYSMDGDIAPIAEILDVCEAHGAMSYIDEVHAVGLYGPRGGGVAEREGLMDRITVIEGTLGKAYGVLGGYIAASTALCDFVRSFASGFIFTTALPPALAAGAAASIRHLKESEAERQGQRDRVATVRARLMAVGIPMMDNDSHIIPVMVGNPVHCKQISDWLLEEYRIYVQPINYPTVPRGTERLRITPSPVHSAEDIDRLVDALSEIWSRCALSRVSAAA, from the coding sequence ATGGATTATGAGGCCTTTTTCAACCAGTCGCTGGACGATCTTCGCGGGGAGGGGCGCTATCGCATCTTCGCCGAGCTCGAGCGGCGCGCGGGCAATTATCCCAAGGCCAAGTGGCACAAGGACGACGGTGCCGACGAAGTCACTGTCTGGTGCTCGAACGACTATCTCGGGATGGGCCAGCATCCGGTCGTGCTCGATGCCATTCACGAAACGCTCGACAGCTGCGGCGCGGGGGCCGGGGGCACGCGCAACATCGCCGGCACGACGCATCAGCATGTGCAGCTCGAGCGCGAACTCGCCGATCTTCACGGCAAGGAATCGGCGCTGCTCTTCACCTCGGGCTATGTCTCGAACTGGGCGGCGCTCGGCACGCTCGGCGCGAAGATCCCGAATGTCGTCATCCTTTCGGACGCCGGCAACCATGCCTCGATGATCGAGGGTATCCGCCATAGCCGCGCCGAGCGGCAGGTCTTCGCGCACAACGACTGGCGCGACCTCGATCGCCGCCTCGCCGCGCTCGACAAGGACCGGCCCAAGCTGGTTGCGTTCGAGAGCGTCTATTCGATGGACGGCGACATCGCGCCGATCGCCGAGATCCTCGACGTCTGCGAAGCGCATGGCGCGATGAGCTACATCGACGAGGTCCATGCGGTCGGCCTCTATGGCCCGCGCGGCGGCGGCGTCGCCGAGCGTGAAGGCCTGATGGACCGGATCACCGTGATCGAAGGCACGCTGGGCAAGGCCTATGGCGTCCTCGGCGGCTACATCGCCGCATCGACCGCGCTGTGCGACTTCGTCCGCAGCTTCGCCAGCGGCTTCATCTTCACCACCGCGCTTCCGCCGGCGCTCGCCGCCGGGGCGGCGGCCAGCATTCGCCACCTCAAGGAGAGCGAGGCCGAGCGCCAGGGGCAGCGCGATCGCGTCGCCACAGTCCGGGCGCGGCTGATGGCGGTCGGCATCCCGATGATGGACAACGACAGCCACATCATCCCGGTGATGGTCGGCAACCCGGTCCACTGCAAACAGATCAGTGACTGGCTGCTCGAGGAATATCGGATCTACGTCCAGCCGATCAATTACCCGACCGTGCCGCGCGGAACCGAGCGGCTGCGCATCACGCCCTCGCCGGTCCACTCGGCCGAGGACATCGACCGGCTGGTCGACGCGCTGAGCGAGATCTGGTCGCGTTGTGCCCTGAGCCGGGTTTCCGCCGCGGCCTGA
- the pufC gene encoding photosynthetic reaction center cytochrome PufC, which translates to MTRGQSLLFATLPLVALSGCELGAKAAQQTGYRGTGMDQITDVSSVQKAAYIPPAPYPLSPEAANGPKVQGQNIQVLGNLSEEQFGHLMSSISQWVAGDAANCQYCHNPANMADDSIYTKRVARQMLKMTLSLNSQWSNHTGQTGVTCYTCHRGQPVPKYVWTPEKPTDRYTIRGQKRGQNTPDANVGYASLPNNVFEQYLGGNAESVRVQASSAYPGMEKSGTRNAEDSYAIMMHVSKALGVNCTFCHNSQSFRSWSLSRAQRATAWYGIRMVRDVNGNNILPLARAGVFPPNRLGPTGQPLQVNCLTCHQGLNKPLGGKSMIPDHPYLRPAGYVPNPRPAAEQGVVAALRQPQAMAPRISPPNAPKDQPAQTAAPVR; encoded by the coding sequence ATGACCAGAGGCCAGAGCCTTCTATTCGCCACCCTCCCCCTCGTCGCGCTGAGCGGCTGCGAGCTCGGCGCCAAGGCCGCGCAGCAGACCGGCTACCGGGGCACGGGCATGGACCAGATCACCGACGTGAGCTCGGTCCAGAAGGCGGCCTACATCCCGCCCGCACCCTATCCGCTGTCGCCCGAGGCGGCGAACGGGCCCAAGGTGCAAGGGCAGAACATTCAGGTCCTCGGCAACCTGTCCGAGGAGCAGTTCGGTCACCTGATGAGCTCGATCAGCCAGTGGGTCGCGGGCGACGCGGCCAATTGCCAATATTGCCACAATCCGGCGAACATGGCCGACGACAGCATCTACACCAAGCGGGTCGCCCGCCAGATGCTCAAGATGACGCTGTCATTGAACTCGCAATGGTCGAATCACACGGGGCAGACCGGGGTCACCTGCTACACCTGCCACCGCGGGCAGCCAGTGCCCAAATATGTCTGGACGCCCGAGAAGCCGACCGACCGCTACACCATCCGCGGGCAGAAGCGCGGGCAGAACACGCCCGACGCAAACGTCGGCTACGCCTCGCTTCCGAACAACGTCTTCGAGCAATATCTCGGCGGCAATGCGGAGAGCGTCCGGGTGCAGGCGAGTTCGGCTTATCCCGGCATGGAAAAGTCGGGCACGCGCAATGCCGAAGACAGCTATGCGATCATGATGCACGTCTCGAAGGCGCTGGGGGTGAATTGCACCTTCTGCCACAACAGCCAGAGCTTCCGATCCTGGTCGCTGAGCCGCGCCCAGCGCGCAACCGCCTGGTACGGCATCCGCATGGTGCGCGACGTCAACGGCAACAACATCCTGCCGCTCGCCAGGGCGGGCGTGTTCCCGCCCAACCGGCTCGGGCCGACGGGACAGCCGCTGCAGGTCAATTGCCTGACCTGCCATCAGGGGCTGAACAAGCCGCTCGGCGGCAAGTCGATGATCCCGGATCATCCCTACCTGCGGCCGGCCGGCTACGTGCCCAATCCCCGTCCCGCGGCCGAGCAGGGCGTGGTCGCGGCACTTCGGCAGCCGCAGGCGATGGCGCCGCGGATCAGTCCGCCCAACGCCCCCAAGGACCAGCCGGCGCAGACCGCCGCGCCGGTGCGCTAG
- the pufM gene encoding photosynthetic reaction center subunit M, translating to MGAYQNIFTQTQLRAAPEFGAPLPAGNDPRIGKGFYSYWAGKLGAAQIGPFYLGKLGLASFICGFLAFEIIGLNMWASVNWDPVQFVRQLPWLALEPPGPEWGFTPFVPLAQGGWWIITGFFLTCSVLLWWARTYRRARALGMGTHVAWAFASAIWLFLVLGFIRPALMGSWSEAVPFGIFPHLDWTAAFSIRYGNLFYNPFHALSIAFLYGSTLLFAMHGATILAVSRYGGEREIEQITDRGTALERAALFWRWTMGFNATMESVHRWAWWFAVLTTLTGGIGILLTGTVVDNWYLWAVEHHYAESYPSTNVADPSLQPLPAPYQVTLPSAVEAPVAGGALPVGNAVGEAAPAPVPPAAVPAR from the coding sequence ATGGGTGCCTATCAGAATATCTTCACCCAGACCCAGCTGAGGGCCGCGCCCGAATTCGGCGCGCCGCTTCCGGCCGGCAACGATCCCCGGATCGGCAAGGGTTTCTACAGTTATTGGGCGGGCAAGCTGGGCGCGGCCCAGATCGGCCCCTTCTATCTCGGCAAGCTCGGCCTCGCTTCCTTCATCTGCGGCTTCCTCGCGTTCGAGATCATCGGTCTCAACATGTGGGCGAGCGTGAACTGGGATCCGGTCCAGTTCGTCCGGCAGCTGCCATGGCTCGCGCTCGAGCCGCCGGGGCCCGAATGGGGCTTCACCCCCTTCGTTCCGCTGGCGCAGGGCGGCTGGTGGATCATCACCGGCTTCTTCCTGACCTGTTCGGTATTGCTGTGGTGGGCGCGCACCTATCGCCGCGCCCGCGCGCTCGGCATGGGCACCCACGTCGCCTGGGCCTTCGCCAGCGCGATCTGGCTGTTCCTCGTGCTTGGCTTCATCCGCCCGGCGCTGATGGGGAGCTGGTCCGAAGCGGTGCCGTTCGGCATCTTCCCGCACCTCGACTGGACCGCGGCTTTCTCGATCCGCTACGGCAACCTCTTCTACAATCCCTTCCACGCGCTTTCGATCGCATTCCTCTACGGTTCGACCCTGCTGTTCGCGATGCACGGCGCGACGATCCTGGCGGTCAGCCGCTACGGCGGCGAGCGCGAGATCGAGCAGATCACCGACCGCGGCACCGCGCTCGAGCGGGCGGCCCTGTTCTGGCGCTGGACCATGGGCTTCAACGCGACGATGGAATCGGTCCACCGCTGGGCCTGGTGGTTCGCGGTGCTGACGACGCTGACGGGCGGGATCGGGATCCTGCTCACCGGCACCGTGGTCGACAACTGGTATCTTTGGGCAGTCGAGCATCATTATGCCGAGAGCTATCCTTCGACCAATGTCGCCGATCCCTCGCTGCAGCCGCTCCCGGCGCCCTATCAGGTGACCCTGCCAAGCGCGGTCGAGGCCCCGGTCGCCGGTGGTGCGCTTCCCGTCGGCAATGCGGTGGGTGAAGCGGCACCCGCCCCCGTGCCACCTGCCGCCGTTCCGGCCCGATAG